From one Montipora capricornis isolate CH-2021 chromosome 10, ASM3666992v2, whole genome shotgun sequence genomic stretch:
- the LOC138022148 gene encoding adrenocorticotropic hormone receptor-like, with amino-acid sequence MNEANEMSHDHDHEHGAGIISTATVAIVGGIFGLTFSSATILTNIVLLVTLFSDPYNYFRSRGTTYFVASLSLSDFLSGLFVQPLYSACMLCIGSGHEQPKLCDISLIFSHVTTKISIFTAVALSLDRYLAVKLSWRYKNLVTIRKVIVCSIFIWLFSVMFEVSHSVVESENIFHLVDLHLQTTVPLVLLSCVYAAAYIEFRRYSRNVVFGQALPGGRSSTFVQNIRLEKKIVWTVVIINVVIFISFSPYLIAKNLENGCLKEKSSECSGMGFETLKALSVPMLCISSALNPFLYAWRIPQYRQALIAVKNRACFSCQR; translated from the coding sequence ATGAACGAAGCAAACGAAATGTCTCACGACCATGATCATGAACATGGAGCGGGAATAATTTCAACAGCAACAGTCGCCATTGTGGGAGGAATTTTCGGCTTGACATTTTCTTCAGCTACAATTTTAACGAACATTGTTCTTTTAGTCACACTCTTTAGCGACCCCTACAATTATTTTCGATCTCGCGGTACCACATATTTCGTGGCAAGTCTGTCTTTGAGCGATTTTCTTTCAGGCTTGTTTGTACAGCCTTTGTATTCGGCTTGTATGCTTTGCATTGGATCTGGACATGAGCAGCCCAAACTTTGCGATATTTCGCTTATTTTCTCACATGTGACTACTAAGATCTCAATCTTTACAGCTGTTGCTTTATCATTGGACAGATATCTAGCTGTGAAGCTTTCGTGGCGATACAAAAACCTTGTAACAATCCGAAAGGTCATTGTTTGTAGCATTTTCATCTGGCTGTTCTCTGTGATGTTTGAAGTATCACATTCTGTTGTTGAATCCgaaaacattttccatttggttgATCTTCACCTTCAAACCACGGTCCCATTAGTTCTTTTGAGTTGCGTTTATGCTGCCGCTTACATAGAATTTCGTCGTTACTCAAGAAACGTCGTTTTTGGACAAGCCCTTCCAGGTGGAAGATCTAGTACGTTTGTTCAGAACATTCGACTCGAAAAGAAGATAGTTTGGACAGTCGTAATAATCAATGTTGTGATATTTATATCTTTTTCGCCGTATTTAATCGCAAAAAATTTAGAAAATGGCTGTTTAAAAGAGAAAAGCAGTGAATGTAGTGGGATGGGTTTTGAAACCTTGAAAGCTCTTTCAGTACCAATGTTGTGTATAAGCTCTGCACTAAACCCATTCCTTTACGCTTGGAGAATACCACAATACAGGCAAGCCCTAATTGCGGTTAAAAACAGGGCATGCTTTTCGTGTCAAAGATAA
- the LOC138020345 gene encoding uncharacterized protein gives MSSYNLSFFEKLILSRGLNFALPQKVEAREVKESFEQLYWRIEPKLANSDTKDLTSTTLKSIALNYIKHKNATPQKAPLRAVNRLKKREDIVVTRPDKGSGVVILNKDMYVALLKKVSIDDNTKFVPVSVEQPKKRGRPTKHYHPLLEKEKQLHKLVKDTLPPEVAKSVIAKGSSLAHLYGLLKTHKPPLSMRPILSAVGTYNYNLAKWLDEKLKPLSINNHTISNIFQFSDELVDLKLDENDILVSYDVTSLFTNVPVDETIELLTGS, from the coding sequence ATGTCTTCATATAATCTATCTTTCTTTGAGAAACTAATACTATCCAGAGGCCTTAACTTTGCACTTCCACAGAAGGTCGAAGCACGAGAAGTTAAAGAATCGTTTGAACAACTCTACTGGAGAATCGAACCCAAGTTGGCTAATTCCGACACGAAGGATCTAACTTCTACGACGCTGAAGTCTATAGCTCTTAATTACATCAAACACAAGAATGCCACTCCACAAAAGGCTCCACTTAGAGCAGTCAACCGACTAAAGAAAAGAGAGGATATTGTTGTCACAAGACCGGACAAGGGTTCGGGTGTAGTAATACTCAACAAAGACATGTATGTCGCACTGCTAAAGAAGGTATCCATAGATGATAACACAAAGTTTGTCCCAGTCAGCGTCGAACAACCCAAGAAAAGGGGAAGACCAACTAAGCATTACCATCCACTTCTGGAGAAAGAGAAACAGCTTCACAAACTAGTCAAGGACACCCTGCCACCTGAAGTTGCTAAATCAGTCATAGCCAAAGGGTCGAGCTTGGCTCACCTATACGGTCTACTGAAGACACATAAACCACCGCTGTCTATGCGTCCAATACTGTCAGCGGTTGGTACTTACAACTACAACCTCGCTAAATGGTTGGACGAGAAGCTGAAACCGTTATCGATTAACAACCACACGATTTCAAATATCTTTCAGTTTTCTGACGAACTAGTAGATCTGAAGTTGGATGAAAATGACATCTTAGTCTCCTATGATGTCACCTCACTCTTCACGAACGTTCCCGTCGACGAGACCATCGAGTTACTTACTGGATCCTGA
- the LOC138022089 gene encoding adrenocorticotropic hormone receptor-like, giving the protein MNEASEMSHDHDHEHGAGIISSATVAIVGGIFSLIFSSATILTNIVLLVTLFSDPYNYFRSRSTTYFVASLSLSDFLSGLFVQPLYSACMLCIGSGQEQPKLCDISLIFSHVTTKISIFTAVALSLDRYLAVKLSWRYKNLVTIRKVIVCNIFLWLFSVMFEVSHSVVESENIFHLVDLHLQTTVPLVLLSCVYAAAYIEFRRYSRNVDFGQALPSGRSRTFVQNIRLEKKIVWTVVIINVVIFISFSPYLIAKNLENGCLKEKSSECSGMGFETLKALSVPMLCISSALNPFLYAWRIPQYRQALIAVKNRACFSCQR; this is encoded by the coding sequence ATGAACGAAGCAAGTGAAATGTCTCACGACCATGATCATGAACATGGAGCGGGAATAATTTCATCAGCAACAGTCGCCATTGTGGGAGGAATTTTCAGCTTGATATTTTCTTCAGCTACTATTTTAACGAACATCGTCCTTTTAGTCACACTCTTCAGCGATCCCTACAATTATTTTCGATCTCGCAGTACCACATATTTCGTGGCAAGTCTGTCTTTGAGCGATTTCCTTTCAGGCTTGTTTGTACAGCCTTTGTATTCGGCGTGTATGCTTTGCATTGGATCTGGACAAGAGCAGCCCAAACTTTGCGATATTTCGCTTATTTTTTCACATGTGACTACTAAGATCTCAATCTTTACAGCTGTTGCTTTATCATTGGACAGATATCTAGCTGTGAAGCTTTCGTGGCGATACAAAAACCTTGTAACAATCCGAAAGGTCATTGTTtgtaacattttcctttggctGTTCTCTGTGATGTTTGAAGTATCACATTCTGTTGTAGAATCcgaaaacatttttcatttggttGATCTTCACCTTCAAACCACGGTCCCATTAGTTCTTTTGAGTTGCGTTTATGCTGCCGCTTACATTGAATTTCGTCGCTACTCAAGAAACGTCGATTTTGGACAGGCCCTTCCAAGTGGAAGATCTCGTACATTTGTTCAGAACATTCGACTCGAAAAGAAGATAGTTTGGACAGTCGTAATAATCAATGTTGTGATATTTATATCTTTTTCGCCGTATTTAATCGCAAAAAATTTAGAAAATGgctgtttaaaagaaaaaagcagtgaATGTAGTGGGATGGGTTTTGAAACCTTAAAAGCTCTTTCAGTACCAATGTTGTGTATAAGCTCTGCGCTAAACCCATTCCTTTACGCTTGGAGAATACCACAATACAGGCAAGCCCTAATTGCGGTTAAAAACAGGGCATGCTTTTCGTGTCAAAGATAA
- the LOC138020344 gene encoding uncharacterized protein: MEKIALASFKNVQEMLCLCLIEEIIGEEELVLLCEVYRPSNLPFPHSAYEEFSPANKDPAECEADFRVEKRGIPLLIEALRVPPVFQCRNGTICDEVEGLCIMLKRFAYPCRYSDMITIFGRSVPELSMISSEVVEWMYTTHGHKITQWNHDLLNPASLNQYADAISNKGAALENCFGFIDGTVRPISRPDANQRIVYNGHKRVHALKFQAVALPNGLIGHLYGPVEGRMHDARMLAVSDLHDDLENFAFCPAGREMCLYGDPAYPLRIHLQAPFRVGVLTRQMEIFNEKMSAVRASVEWLFANIVNYFKFLDFKKNLRIGLSQVAIGKMYIVCAILRNALTCLYSNTTAEYFEVDRPSLQDYFR; encoded by the exons atggaaa AAATAGCCTTGGCATCATTTAAGAACGTCCAAGAAATGCTCTGTTTGTGTCTGATAGAAGAGATCATAGGCGAAGAAGAGCTTGTTCTGCTTTGCGAAGTATATAGGCCGAGTAATCTTCCTTTTCCTCACTCGGCGTATGAAGAGTTTTCCCCGGCGAATAAAGACCCAGCCGAATGTGAAGCCGATTTCCGAGTGGAAAAGAGGGGTATTCCTTTGCTGATTGAGGCATTAAGAGTACCTCCTGTCTTCCAATGCCGCAATGGAACAATTTGCGACGAAGTCGAAGGCCTGTGTATAATGCTAAAGAGATTTGCTTACCCGTGCCGATATTCCGACATGATAACCATTTTTGGACGATCCGTGCCAGAACTGAGCATGATTAGCAGTGAAGTTGTAGAGTGGATGTACACAACTCACGGTCACAAAATAACACAGTGGAATCATGACCTTTTAAATCCAGCCTCACTGAATCAGTATGCTGATGCCATTAGTAACAAAGGAGCAGCACTAGAaaattgttttggtttcatAGATGGAACTGTGCGCCCAATTTCTAGACCGGATGCAAACCAAAGAATTGTATACAATGGACATAAACGGGTTCATGCCCTTAAATTTCAGGCTGTTGCGCTCCCAAATGGATTAATTGGCCATCTATATGGTCCTGTTG AAGGAAGGATGCACGATGCACGAATGTTGGCAGTTTCTGATCTGCATGATGATTTGGAAAACTTTGCTTTCTGTCCAGCGGGAAGAGAAATGTGTTTGTATGGTGACCCAGCCTACCCGCTTAGAATCCACCTCCAAGCCCCTTTCCGAGTTGGAGTTTTAACAAGGCAAATGgaaatttttaatgaaaaaatgagtgCAGTACGTGCATCTGTAGAGTGGTTATTCGCAAATATCGTCAACTATTTCAAATTTCTAGATTTCAAAAAGAATTTGAGGATAGGTTTAAGTCAAGTTGCAATTGGTAAGATGTATATAGTCTGTGCAATTCTACGAAACGCTTTAACCTGCCTTTATTCTAACACAACTGCAGAATACTTTGAAGTCGACCGTCCATCATTACAAGACTATTTTCGTTAA